From Thalassococcus sp. S3, one genomic window encodes:
- a CDS encoding GDSL-type esterase/lipase family protein yields MIKHRILCFGDSLTWGVVPGARDRHAAEWRWPVVLGDTLGAEALEAGLNGRTTAYDFPGRPYRNGLDALPMFLEQYAPLDLVIIMLGTNDLFSVPDPTAEHVIWGLRHLTRMACAPAVEPGMPVPNVMIVAPPLPCGVPDSPYPFAKVTAQIEAHAKRLPALLQAFADEYGCAYFDGSHLATDEADGIHLSNDTSRKLGQQIAEAVLKNGALLA; encoded by the coding sequence ATGATCAAGCATCGGATCCTATGTTTCGGGGACTCTCTGACCTGGGGTGTCGTGCCAGGGGCCAGAGACAGACATGCAGCAGAATGGCGATGGCCCGTGGTTCTGGGGGACACCCTGGGGGCCGAAGCGCTGGAAGCGGGTCTGAACGGACGCACGACCGCCTATGACTTTCCTGGCAGACCCTATCGGAACGGTCTTGATGCCCTTCCGATGTTCCTGGAACAATATGCCCCGCTTGATCTTGTGATCATCATGCTGGGGACCAACGATCTGTTTTCCGTCCCCGACCCGACAGCAGAACATGTGATTTGGGGTCTGCGGCACTTGACACGGATGGCCTGTGCACCCGCCGTTGAGCCCGGGATGCCTGTTCCAAACGTCATGATCGTCGCCCCGCCCCTGCCATGCGGTGTCCCGGACAGCCCCTACCCGTTCGCGAAGGTCACGGCGCAGATTGAAGCACATGCGAAACGGTTGCCTGCGCTGTTGCAAGCCTTTGCGGATGAATATGGATGCGCGTACTTCGATGGGTCTCATCTCGCCACGGACGAGGCCGACGGCATTCATCTTTCGAACGATACGTCCCGGAAGCTCGGACAGCAAATTGCGGAGGCTGTTTTGAAGAATGGCGCTCTGCTGGCATGA
- a CDS encoding GNAT family N-acetyltransferase — translation MTHEITFSRLVDVPASEIAKHMSDPRVAEHMPLLTGAWDTEMALKFVKMKEEYWERDGLGHWAFLVDKKYVGWGGFQKEGDEWDFGLVLRPDAFGLGRRISTKAIDFAIADDRIPFVTFLLPPSRKNLGALERLGAEHVGDVDYDGERFLKFRLETK, via the coding sequence TTGACACATGAGATTACATTTTCTCGGCTAGTTGATGTGCCAGCTTCCGAGATTGCCAAGCACATGTCCGACCCTAGGGTTGCCGAACACATGCCGCTTCTAACAGGTGCGTGGGACACGGAGATGGCACTCAAGTTTGTCAAAATGAAAGAGGAATATTGGGAGCGAGATGGACTCGGGCACTGGGCATTTCTGGTCGACAAAAAATATGTTGGGTGGGGCGGTTTTCAGAAAGAAGGTGACGAGTGGGATTTCGGTCTTGTCTTGCGGCCGGATGCGTTTGGTCTTGGCAGGCGCATTTCAACTAAGGCCATAGATTTCGCCATTGCTGACGACCGCATTCCCTTTGTTACGTTTCTGTTGCCACCATCCAGGAAGAACCTGGGAGCGCTCGAAAGACTTGGTGCTGAGCACGTAGGGGATGTCGACTACGACGGAGAGAGGTTCCTGAAGTTTCGATTGGAAACGAAGTAG
- a CDS encoding ABC transporter ATP-binding protein, which translates to MMLDVQDLHAYYGKSHILQGVNMTIQEGEIVALLGRNGVGRSTTCKAVMGEVEPHGAVTFKGQQIAGKKAFEIANMGIGYVPENRDIFPGLTTRQNLILGLKPGQKDGSGRWSMQDMFDMFENLERRADVEASVLSGGEQQMLTMCRTLMGDPDFIMIDEPTEGLSPQMTQKVAELLQEIAKRGIATLLVEQKLAIAMDIAHRVYVMGHGQVVFEGTPEELRQRDDVRKEWLEV; encoded by the coding sequence CTGATGCTCGACGTACAGGATCTTCACGCCTATTACGGCAAGTCCCACATCCTTCAGGGGGTGAACATGACCATTCAGGAGGGCGAGATCGTGGCCCTTCTGGGCCGCAACGGCGTGGGGCGCTCGACCACCTGCAAGGCCGTGATGGGAGAGGTCGAACCCCACGGCGCCGTCACCTTCAAGGGCCAGCAGATCGCGGGCAAGAAGGCGTTTGAGATCGCCAATATGGGCATCGGCTATGTCCCTGAAAACCGCGATATCTTCCCCGGGCTGACGACGCGGCAAAACCTCATCCTCGGCTTGAAACCGGGGCAAAAGGACGGCTCAGGCCGATGGTCGATGCAGGACATGTTCGACATGTTCGAAAACCTCGAACGCCGTGCGGATGTCGAGGCCTCGGTCCTCTCGGGCGGCGAACAGCAGATGCTCACCATGTGCCGCACCCTGATGGGCGACCCCGATTTCATCATGATCGACGAGCCGACCGAGGGGCTTTCCCCCCAGATGACCCAAAAGGTCGCCGAGCTTCTGCAAGAGATTGCCAAACGCGGTATCGCCACGTTGCTGGTGGAACAGAAACTCGCCATCGCCATGGACATCGCCCACCGCGTCTACGTGATGGGTCACGGCCAGGTCGTCTTCGAAGGCACCCCCGAAGAACTCCGCCAACGCGACGACGTGCGCAAGGAATGGCTGGAGGTCTGA
- a CDS encoding ABC transporter ATP-binding protein: protein MNAALQLDDLHKSFGKAEIIRGVDLSINRGERHAIIGPNGAGKSTLFNLITGRFPQTSGTVKLHGQDLAGLAPYEINRMGLSRSFQITNIFPKMTVFENVRCSLLWSMGYKYNFWSIVSKSRALTDGAMEILEQINLTNRKDLPAGVLSYAEQRALEIGITIAGGADVIMLDEPTAGMSHSETDYIVELIRKVTEDKTLIMVEHDMGVVFGLADFISVLVYGEIIATGRPEEVRGDPKVQEAYLGAALEAEH from the coding sequence ATGAACGCCGCCCTGCAACTTGACGACCTGCACAAGAGCTTCGGCAAGGCCGAGATCATTCGCGGCGTGGACCTGTCGATCAATCGCGGCGAGCGTCATGCCATCATCGGACCCAATGGTGCCGGCAAATCCACGCTCTTCAACCTGATCACCGGGCGCTTCCCCCAGACCTCCGGCACCGTCAAGCTGCACGGTCAGGACCTCGCCGGCCTCGCGCCTTACGAGATCAACCGAATGGGCCTCTCGCGCAGCTTCCAGATCACCAACATCTTCCCCAAGATGACCGTGTTCGAAAACGTCCGCTGCTCGCTCCTCTGGTCGATGGGTTACAAGTATAATTTCTGGTCCATCGTCAGCAAAAGCCGTGCCCTCACCGACGGCGCGATGGAGATCCTCGAACAGATCAACCTCACCAACCGTAAGGACCTGCCCGCCGGCGTCCTCTCCTACGCCGAACAGCGCGCGTTGGAGATCGGCATCACCATCGCTGGCGGTGCCGACGTGATCATGCTCGACGAGCCCACCGCGGGGATGAGCCATTCCGAAACCGACTACATCGTCGAGCTGATCCGCAAGGTGACCGAAGACAAGACCCTCATCATGGTCGAACATGATATGGGCGTGGTCTTTGGTCTCGCCGATTTCATCTCCGTCCTCGTCTATGGCGAGATCATCGCCACCGGCCGCCCCGAAGAGGTGCGCGGCGATCCCAAGGTGCAAGAGGCCTATCTGGGCGCCGCATTGGAGGCTGAACACTGA
- a CDS encoding branched-chain amino acid ABC transporter permease, producing MTDQTQSPATRIRAGSMTLSATPWIVAFVLLMLLPYVFTTNSAITIMNQMSITIIFALAYNMLLGQGGMLSFGHAVYMGVGGFACVHIMNMEGLFSSIPLIILPIFGGLFGLGLATIVGAFSTRKAGTVFAMISLGVGELIAACSVIIVAFFGGEEGISGDRTYALPTFGVEFLQQIEVYYLIVFWLMISSILMYLYSRTPLGRMANAVRDNPERAEFLGYSARWVRFYSFIASGFFAGIAGGLFAINYEILTEENLNTASSGIILLVTFLGGVGFFFGPIIGAIVFTLVQTVLSLETDLWAFYAGVLFVATVMYFPGGLAGLIMMHVPAFKFGKARVLVMPYIKTLIPGALAIIGIASLVEMTFHYRHATAGDEEMTLFWTTFNSHDILPWIVAAALALGGFWLARKTAPDLAEAWGQANTPDGGRL from the coding sequence ATGACCGATCAAACCCAAAGCCCCGCCACCCGCATCCGCGCCGGCTCCATGACGCTCAGCGCCACGCCGTGGATCGTCGCCTTCGTGCTCCTGATGCTGCTGCCTTACGTGTTCACCACGAATTCGGCCATCACGATCATGAACCAGATGTCGATCACGATCATCTTCGCGCTGGCCTACAACATGCTGCTGGGGCAGGGGGGCATGCTCTCCTTCGGCCACGCGGTCTATATGGGTGTGGGCGGCTTCGCCTGTGTCCACATCATGAATATGGAGGGGCTCTTCTCCTCCATCCCCCTCATCATCCTGCCCATCTTCGGTGGCCTCTTCGGCCTCGGCCTCGCCACCATCGTCGGCGCCTTCTCCACCCGGAAGGCCGGCACCGTCTTTGCCATGATCTCCCTCGGCGTGGGCGAACTGATCGCCGCCTGTTCGGTCATTATCGTCGCCTTCTTCGGCGGAGAAGAGGGGATCTCCGGCGACCGCACATACGCCTTGCCAACCTTTGGCGTCGAGTTCCTGCAGCAGATCGAGGTCTATTACCTCATCGTCTTCTGGCTCATGATCTCCTCGATCCTGATGTATCTCTATTCCCGCACGCCTCTGGGCCGTATGGCCAACGCCGTGCGCGACAACCCCGAACGCGCTGAATTCCTCGGCTACTCCGCCCGCTGGGTGCGCTTCTACAGCTTCATCGCCTCCGGCTTCTTCGCCGGCATCGCGGGCGGCCTCTTCGCCATCAACTACGAAATCCTGACCGAAGAGAACCTCAATACCGCCTCATCGGGCATCATCCTTCTGGTCACCTTCCTCGGCGGCGTCGGCTTCTTCTTCGGCCCCATCATCGGCGCCATCGTCTTCACACTGGTGCAAACCGTGCTCAGCCTGGAAACCGACCTCTGGGCCTTCTATGCCGGTGTCCTCTTCGTCGCCACGGTGATGTATTTCCCCGGCGGCCTCGCCGGTCTCATCATGATGCATGTCCCCGCCTTCAAATTCGGCAAAGCGCGCGTTCTGGTGATGCCCTACATCAAAACCTTGATCCCCGGCGCGCTCGCCATCATCGGCATCGCGTCATTGGTCGAGATGACGTTCCACTACCGCCATGCCACCGCCGGAGATGAGGAAATGACCCTCTTCTGGACCACCTTCAACAGCCACGACATCTTGCCCTGGATCGTCGCTGCGGCCCTGGCTCTGGGCGGCTTCTGGCTCGCTCGCAAGACCGCCCCCGACCTGGCCGAGGCCTGGGGACAGGCCAACACCCCGGACGGAGGTCGCCTATGA
- a CDS encoding branched-chain amino acid ABC transporter permease codes for MDLILVNLIDGLVTGLLLFMLSAGLTLIFSMMGVLNFAHASFYMLGAYFAYQISLAMGFWMGLLLAPIIVGIMGAGVERYGLRRVHQYGHVPELIFTFGLALLIEELVQFIWGKNQMPYAIPEVLQFTAFSIAGNSIPAYKIFMIFISIAIFIALLYILTRTRVGMIIQAALSYPKTVEALGHNVPLIFMGVFGVGTALAGVAGVIAGPVLGTFPGMAFVLGSIVFVTIVIGGLGSLWGALVASLLIGWITTFAASYNIRFEDILTGIGFIRPENLDEALLRDLWTLTMPQIGPILPYILMVLILVFRPYGLFGKRDA; via the coding sequence ATGGACCTGATACTCGTCAACCTCATTGACGGGCTGGTGACCGGACTTCTGCTGTTCATGCTGTCCGCGGGCCTGACCCTGATCTTCTCGATGATGGGGGTTCTCAACTTCGCCCATGCCAGCTTTTACATGCTGGGCGCCTATTTCGCCTACCAGATCAGTCTCGCCATGGGCTTCTGGATGGGCCTCCTTCTCGCTCCGATCATCGTGGGCATCATGGGGGCCGGGGTCGAACGCTACGGTCTGCGGCGGGTCCACCAATACGGCCACGTGCCCGAACTGATCTTCACCTTCGGCCTCGCGCTTCTGATCGAGGAGCTGGTGCAATTCATCTGGGGCAAGAACCAGATGCCCTACGCCATCCCCGAAGTGCTGCAATTCACAGCCTTCTCCATCGCGGGCAATTCCATCCCCGCCTACAAGATCTTCATGATCTTCATCTCCATCGCGATCTTCATCGCACTCCTTTACATCCTCACCCGGACCCGTGTCGGCATGATCATCCAGGCCGCCCTCAGCTATCCCAAGACGGTTGAGGCTCTGGGCCACAACGTGCCCCTGATCTTCATGGGCGTCTTCGGTGTCGGCACCGCTCTGGCCGGTGTGGCCGGCGTGATCGCTGGCCCCGTGCTGGGCACGTTCCCCGGCATGGCCTTCGTTCTGGGCTCCATCGTTTTTGTCACCATCGTGATCGGTGGGCTTGGCTCGCTCTGGGGCGCTCTGGTGGCGTCCTTGCTGATCGGCTGGATCACCACCTTCGCTGCCAGCTACAACATCCGGTTCGAGGATATCCTCACCGGCATCGGCTTCATTCGCCCCGAGAACCTCGATGAGGCGCTTTTGCGCGATCTCTGGACGCTGACCATGCCGCAGATCGGGCCGATCCTGCCCTACATCCTGATGGTGCTGATCCTCGTCTTCCGCCCCTACGGCCTCTTCGGGAAGCGTGACGCATGA
- a CDS encoding branched-chain amino acid ABC transporter substrate-binding protein, giving the protein MRNPIKLGLSAALAMAVSASALFAENVKIAFIDPLSGPFAATGTNGLNQFRFATDELVNKDGGVLDGQMFEMVAFDNKISPKESLIQLQVAIDQGIRYIAQGNSSGVANALTDAINKHNRRNPDDRVLFLNYAAVDPALTNDKCNFWHFRFDANADIKMDALTDSIAANDDIKKVYIIGQDYSFGKAVAAAATRFLGEKRPDIEIVGNELHPIGKVKDFTPYSRKIVSSGAQAVITGNWGADMLGLGKSIIENGYSGPIYTYYAAADGITAAFGETGDGSLRLVGEGQLNPPSNDRAAAYVEAFKAKYPNGDVSQARIANVIEMLAKAIDEAGSADDVVAVANALRGMEHESIWGGTLMMRPQDHQLIQDVHIHAHTNEDVTFDYDNSGYGVKVIKTVEMAALDSPTTCEMKTY; this is encoded by the coding sequence ATGCGTAATCCAATCAAGCTTGGCTTGAGTGCCGCGCTTGCCATGGCGGTGTCTGCTTCGGCGCTCTTTGCCGAAAACGTCAAAATCGCCTTCATCGATCCGCTTTCCGGGCCGTTCGCCGCGACCGGGACCAACGGGCTCAACCAGTTCCGCTTTGCCACCGACGAGTTGGTGAACAAGGATGGCGGCGTTCTCGATGGCCAGATGTTCGAAATGGTGGCTTTCGACAACAAGATCAGCCCCAAGGAATCGCTGATCCAGCTTCAGGTCGCCATCGACCAGGGCATCCGCTACATCGCGCAGGGCAACTCGTCGGGCGTGGCCAATGCGCTGACCGATGCGATCAACAAGCACAACCGTCGCAACCCCGATGACCGCGTGCTTTTCCTGAACTACGCCGCTGTCGACCCCGCGCTGACCAATGACAAGTGCAACTTCTGGCACTTCCGCTTCGACGCCAATGCCGATATCAAGATGGACGCGCTGACGGATTCCATTGCCGCCAACGATGACATCAAGAAGGTCTACATCATCGGGCAGGATTACAGCTTCGGCAAAGCCGTCGCCGCCGCCGCGACCCGGTTCCTCGGTGAGAAACGACCCGATATCGAGATCGTCGGGAACGAGCTGCATCCGATCGGCAAGGTGAAAGACTTCACGCCCTATTCCCGCAAGATCGTCTCGTCGGGCGCGCAGGCCGTGATCACCGGCAACTGGGGCGCCGACATGCTGGGCCTTGGCAAGTCGATCATCGAAAACGGCTATAGCGGCCCGATCTACACCTACTATGCCGCCGCCGACGGCATCACCGCCGCCTTTGGCGAAACCGGCGACGGCTCCCTGCGGCTCGTGGGCGAGGGGCAGTTGAACCCGCCCTCCAACGACCGTGCCGCGGCCTATGTCGAGGCGTTCAAGGCCAAGTATCCCAACGGCGATGTCAGCCAGGCGCGCATCGCCAACGTGATCGAGATGCTGGCCAAGGCCATCGATGAGGCAGGCTCTGCCGATGACGTGGTCGCTGTCGCCAACGCCCTGCGCGGGATGGAGCATGAAAGCATCTGGGGCGGCACGCTCATGATGCGCCCACAGGATCACCAGCTGATCCAGGACGTGCATATCCACGCCCACACCAACGAAGACGTCACCTTCGACTATGACAATTCCGGCTACGGCGTGAAGGTGATCAAGACGGTGGAAATGGCGGCTCTGGACAGCCCCACCACCTGCGAAATGAAGACCTACTGA
- a CDS encoding IclR family transcriptional regulator has product MPDSDIEDKDRNFVTALARGLDVLRCFERGEAELTNTDFSERTGLPKATISRLTHTLCKLDYLVADPRKGTYRLSSGVLQLGFGVLSSMEITERAADPMRALCTGPNPYVTVALGERHRMDVVYVAVHRSHEDVSLTMHVGSRIPLFHSAIGRAVLIGMPEDERAAAFAEANEIDPEGDAERRSGFHRGLSEYEAQGYCTGYGEWRPDVNGIAAPVFSMNGSRVYGLNVGGPSFHVKRKQLEGVYAKRLIEAAETLSIRA; this is encoded by the coding sequence ATGCCCGACAGCGACATCGAGGACAAGGACCGCAATTTCGTCACCGCCCTTGCCCGCGGCCTCGATGTGCTGCGCTGTTTCGAACGGGGCGAGGCGGAGCTGACCAACACCGATTTCTCCGAACGCACCGGGTTGCCCAAGGCCACGATCTCGCGCCTGACCCATACGCTCTGCAAGCTCGACTACCTGGTCGCTGACCCGCGCAAGGGCACCTATCGGCTCAGCTCCGGCGTGCTGCAACTGGGCTTCGGCGTCCTGTCGTCGATGGAGATCACCGAACGCGCCGCCGATCCTATGCGCGCGCTCTGCACCGGCCCGAACCCCTATGTCACCGTCGCCCTGGGCGAGCGGCACCGGATGGATGTGGTCTATGTCGCCGTGCACCGCTCGCACGAGGACGTGTCGCTCACCATGCATGTCGGCTCCCGCATCCCGCTCTTTCACTCCGCCATCGGGCGCGCAGTTCTCATCGGCATGCCGGAAGACGAACGCGCGGCGGCCTTTGCGGAGGCCAACGAAATCGACCCCGAAGGCGACGCCGAGCGTCGCTCAGGCTTTCATCGCGGCCTTTCGGAGTACGAGGCGCAGGGCTACTGCACCGGCTACGGCGAATGGCGCCCCGATGTGAACGGCATCGCCGCGCCGGTCTTCTCGATGAACGGTTCGCGGGTCTATGGGCTGAACGTGGGTGGGCCATCCTTTCACGTCAAACGCAAGCAGCTCGAGGGCGTCTATGCCAAACGCCTGATCGAGGCCGCCGAGACGCTGAGCATCCGGGCCTGA
- a CDS encoding phosphotransferase family protein has protein sequence MSQDTQTLDLDAVSAYLSAHLPGFGGPLEATKFEGGQSNPTFLLKTPAKNYVLRRKPPGTLLKSAHAVDREYRVQKALAGSDVPVAKMHLLCEDDAVIGSSFYVMDHVPGRNFTQPTLEGLTNTDRTAVIDDMNRVLAALHMVDIDAVGLGDYGPPGNYFERQVGRWSKQYRASETETVAAMDQLMDALVAEMPEDDGQRTLVHGDYRIDNMIFEAEGTKCLAVLDWELSTIGHPYADLASVIMQWQMPAGAEGRGLAGIDRAALGLPSDAEFIAKYCERRGLPGVENFGFYLSFCFFRMAAIIQGVLKRALDGNASNPERARKVGQYVPVFAQHGLQALKAG, from the coding sequence ATGAGCCAAGACACGCAAACCCTCGATCTCGACGCCGTCTCGGCCTACCTCTCCGCGCACTTGCCGGGCTTTGGCGGACCGCTGGAGGCGACCAAGTTCGAAGGCGGTCAGTCGAACCCCACCTTCCTGCTGAAAACGCCCGCGAAAAACTACGTCCTGCGCCGCAAGCCGCCCGGCACGCTTCTGAAATCCGCCCATGCGGTGGACCGCGAATACCGCGTGCAAAAGGCGCTGGCGGGTTCCGACGTGCCCGTCGCCAAAATGCATCTGCTCTGCGAAGACGACGCCGTGATCGGCTCCTCCTTCTACGTGATGGACCATGTGCCGGGCCGCAACTTCACCCAGCCCACGCTGGAGGGGTTGACCAACACCGACCGCACCGCCGTCATCGACGACATGAACCGTGTGCTGGCCGCCCTCCACATGGTCGATATCGACGCCGTGGGCCTGGGCGACTACGGCCCGCCCGGCAATTACTTCGAACGTCAGGTCGGCCGCTGGTCCAAGCAATACCGCGCGTCCGAGACCGAGACTGTCGCCGCGATGGACCAGTTGATGGACGCCCTCGTCGCCGAGATGCCCGAAGATGACGGCCAGCGCACGCTGGTTCACGGCGATTACCGCATCGACAACATGATCTTCGAGGCTGAGGGTACCAAATGCCTCGCCGTGCTCGATTGGGAGCTGTCCACCATCGGCCACCCTTACGCCGATCTCGCCTCCGTCATCATGCAATGGCAGATGCCCGCCGGGGCCGAGGGCAGGGGCCTTGCCGGCATCGACCGCGCCGCACTCGGCCTGCCCAGCGATGCCGAGTTCATCGCCAAATACTGCGAACGTCGGGGTCTGCCGGGCGTGGAGAATTTCGGCTTCTACCTCTCGTTCTGCTTCTTCCGCATGGCCGCGATCATCCAGGGCGTGCTGAAACGCGCGCTCGACGGCAACGCATCGAACCCCGAACGCGCCCGCAAGGTCGGCCAATACGTCCCTGTCTTCGCCCAGCACGGGCTGCAAGCCCTCAAGGCGGGCTGA
- a CDS encoding histidine phosphatase family protein produces the protein MAELLVIRHAQASFGQDNYDRLSDLGHEQSRVVGDALRASGWEPDRLITGTLTRQKETLASMGFSEPPEEHPGLNEYDFHDLLRVRFNGTIPDLVMGDRKTHFRTLRETILDWQKGGLSGAKESWRDFETRVAAARAFATDTDAKRVLVISSGGPIGQLTARALDAPDAQMMALNLQVKNTSLTRFIFSNRAFFLHEFNATPHLADAARAHLLTYS, from the coding sequence ATGGCTGAACTGCTCGTCATCCGCCACGCGCAGGCCTCCTTTGGGCAGGACAATTACGACCGCCTGTCCGATCTGGGCCATGAACAATCCCGCGTGGTGGGGGACGCGCTGCGCGCCTCCGGCTGGGAGCCTGACCGTCTGATCACCGGCACGCTTACGCGGCAAAAGGAAACGCTCGCCTCCATGGGCTTTTCCGAGCCGCCCGAAGAGCATCCCGGCCTCAACGAATACGACTTTCACGACCTCCTGCGTGTCCGCTTCAACGGCACCATACCCGACCTCGTGATGGGCGACCGCAAGACCCATTTCCGCACCCTCCGTGAGACCATCCTCGACTGGCAAAAGGGTGGGCTCTCAGGCGCGAAAGAAAGCTGGCGCGACTTCGAAACCCGCGTCGCCGCCGCCCGTGCCTTCGCCACCGACACGGACGCCAAACGCGTCCTCGTCATCAGCTCCGGCGGGCCCATCGGGCAGCTCACCGCGCGCGCTCTGGATGCCCCCGACGCGCAGATGATGGCGCTTAACCTTCAGGTCAAAAACACCTCCCTCACACGGTTTATCTTTTCAAACCGGGCGTTTTTCCTGCATGAATTCAACGCAACACCGCATCTGGCCGACGCCGCCCGCGCGCATCTGCTGACCTATAGCTGA
- a CDS encoding nitronate monooxygenase family protein: MKDTASRSDSHLPKALQGLRLPMVAAPLFIISVPELVIAQCKAGIIGSFPALNAREAEGEPPLLDAWLTQIKEELDRHNQDNPDTPAAPFAVNQIVHRSNGRLQRDIDICVKHEVPVWITSLGARVEVNEAAHSCGGVVLHDIINNTFAKKAIDKGADGLVAVAAGAGGHAGSQSPFALIREIREWFDGPLLLSGAIATGEALLAARALGADFGYMGSPFIATHEANAQPEYKQMIVDSSAEDIVYSSLFTGVWGNYLKKSVERAGMDPDNLPSADPSSMNFSQGSSKPKAWKEIWGSGQGVGAVEAVTDVATLVNRIDAEYRAAGARLAADFNG, from the coding sequence ATGAAAGACACCGCCTCCCGCTCCGACAGCCACCTGCCCAAGGCGCTGCAGGGCCTGCGTTTGCCCATGGTCGCAGCCCCTCTCTTCATCATCTCGGTCCCCGAACTGGTGATCGCGCAATGCAAGGCCGGTATCATCGGCTCTTTCCCGGCGCTGAATGCGCGTGAAGCCGAAGGCGAACCACCGCTCCTCGACGCATGGCTCACCCAGATCAAGGAAGAACTGGACCGCCACAACCAGGACAACCCCGACACGCCCGCAGCACCCTTCGCGGTCAACCAGATCGTCCACCGCTCCAACGGGCGGTTGCAGCGCGACATCGACATCTGCGTCAAACATGAGGTTCCGGTCTGGATCACCTCCCTCGGTGCGCGGGTGGAGGTGAACGAGGCCGCCCATTCCTGCGGCGGCGTGGTGCTGCACGACATCATCAACAACACCTTCGCGAAGAAAGCCATCGACAAAGGCGCCGACGGTCTCGTCGCCGTCGCAGCCGGGGCAGGGGGCCATGCAGGCTCTCAATCCCCCTTCGCGCTCATCCGAGAAATCCGCGAATGGTTCGACGGGCCCTTGCTGCTGTCAGGCGCGATCGCCACCGGCGAAGCGCTCCTCGCCGCCCGTGCTCTGGGGGCTGATTTCGGCTATATGGGCTCGCCCTTCATTGCCACGCACGAGGCCAACGCCCAGCCCGAATACAAACAGATGATCGTCGACAGCTCGGCCGAGGACATCGTCTATTCTTCACTGTTTACAGGCGTCTGGGGCAATTACCTCAAGAAATCCGTCGAACGCGCGGGCATGGATCCCGATAATCTGCCCTCCGCCGACCCCTCCTCAATGAACTTCTCGCAAGGCTCCTCGAAACCCAAGGCCTGGAAGGAGATCTGGGGCTCCGGCCAAGGCGTCGGCGCGGTGGAGGCCGTCACCGACGTGGCCACGCTCGTCAACCGCATCGACGCCGAATACCGGGCCGCGGGCGCCAGGCTCGCCGCCGATTTCAATGGCTGA